One window of Cellulomonas shaoxiangyii genomic DNA carries:
- the ccsB gene encoding c-type cytochrome biogenesis protein CcsB — MDQTALAQVSDLLVWGAATAFTLALVAWTIEMSRVAEAAQRGRASRAQQLDAAGGAPVDVPADASHPAAPAPRRTRAEGIARSTTGLGLLLLLAGVVTRGLAAGRWPTANMYEFAIVGVLVAVAVLTVVQRRRTVAFLAVLVMGIAVLGLAVALLVFHVQADEVQPALDSYWLVLHVGVAIAATGVFTVAFAAAVLQVLRDSRASGRSHLERPWRAADGLRRWLAPLRVTGPRFAWLEQVPDARRLEAQSFRLNAIGFVLWTFTLIGGAIWAEHAWGRYWGWDPKEVGTFVAWVVYAAYLHARTTRGWSGRRAAYFVYVGYAVVIANFTVINLLVDGKHSYSGL; from the coding sequence CGCGGCCACCGCGTTCACGCTCGCGCTCGTGGCGTGGACGATCGAGATGTCGCGCGTCGCGGAGGCTGCCCAGCGCGGCCGTGCGTCCCGGGCGCAGCAGCTCGACGCCGCGGGCGGCGCCCCCGTCGACGTGCCGGCCGACGCCTCGCACCCCGCGGCCCCCGCACCGCGCCGGACCCGCGCCGAGGGGATCGCGCGCAGCACCACGGGCCTCGGTCTGCTCCTCCTGCTGGCCGGCGTCGTCACGCGCGGCCTGGCGGCGGGCCGCTGGCCCACCGCCAACATGTACGAGTTCGCGATCGTCGGCGTCCTCGTCGCGGTCGCCGTCCTCACGGTCGTGCAGCGCCGCCGCACCGTCGCGTTCCTCGCGGTGCTCGTCATGGGCATCGCCGTGCTGGGGCTCGCGGTCGCGCTGCTCGTCTTCCACGTGCAGGCGGACGAGGTGCAGCCCGCGCTCGACAGCTACTGGCTCGTCCTGCACGTCGGCGTCGCGATCGCGGCGACCGGCGTCTTCACGGTCGCGTTCGCCGCGGCCGTCCTGCAGGTCCTGCGGGACTCGCGCGCGTCCGGACGCTCCCACCTCGAGCGCCCGTGGCGGGCCGCCGACGGCCTGCGCCGGTGGCTCGCGCCGCTGCGCGTCACGGGTCCGCGCTTCGCGTGGCTCGAGCAGGTGCCGGACGCCCGCCGCCTCGAGGCGCAGTCGTTCCGGCTCAACGCCATCGGCTTCGTCCTGTGGACGTTCACGCTCATCGGTGGCGCGATCTGGGCCGAGCACGCGTGGGGGCGCTACTGGGGCTGGGACCCCAAGGAGGTCGGCACGTTCGTCGCGTGGGTGGTCTACGCGGCCTACCTGCACGCGCGCACGACGCGCGGCTGGAGCGGGCGCCGTGCCGCGTACTTCGTCTACGTCGGGTACGCGGTCGTGATCGCCAACTTCACCGTCATCAACCTGCTGGTCGACGGCAAGCACTCGTACTCCGGGCTCTGA
- a CDS encoding PLDc N-terminal domain-containing protein, which produces MLRYLLLLVAVGLAVYCVIDVLRSDERTRRGLPALLWLAVVVLVPVVGALTWLLLRRAGDGAGPGPRSRPSRPVAPDDDPDFLRRLDEERRRRQREAGGHADADGADGGTGGGDPTPT; this is translated from the coding sequence GTGCTCAGGTACCTGCTCCTCCTCGTCGCCGTCGGCCTCGCCGTGTACTGCGTGATCGACGTGCTGCGCAGCGACGAGCGGACCCGGCGCGGCCTGCCGGCGCTGCTCTGGCTCGCGGTGGTCGTCCTCGTGCCGGTCGTCGGCGCGCTGACGTGGCTGCTGCTGCGACGCGCCGGGGACGGCGCAGGGCCCGGCCCGCGCTCGCGTCCCTCGCGGCCCGTGGCGCCCGACGACGACCCCGACTTCCTGCGCCGGCTGGACGAGGAACGGCGCCGGCGCCAGCGCGAGGCCGGCGGCCACGCCGACGCGGACGGTGCCGACGGCGGCACCGGGGGCGGTGACCCCACCCCGACCTGA
- a CDS encoding DUF4229 domain-containing protein, which produces MPVLVYSLLRLALFALATAVLWWAGMQSWLAPLLAAFLAWGLSYVLLAGPRDAAALHLAHRAQERRAGRARGHAADDAAAEDAQVDAVRPDAATDEPPRRDPS; this is translated from the coding sequence GTGCCGGTCCTCGTCTACTCCCTGCTGCGTCTCGCCCTCTTCGCCCTCGCGACCGCGGTGCTGTGGTGGGCGGGCATGCAGTCCTGGCTCGCGCCGCTGCTCGCCGCGTTCCTCGCGTGGGGCCTGTCCTACGTGCTGCTCGCGGGCCCGCGGGACGCCGCCGCGCTGCACCTCGCGCACCGCGCGCAGGAGCGCCGCGCCGGGCGCGCGCGCGGGCACGCCGCGGACGACGCGGCCGCCGAGGACGCCCAGGTCGACGCGGTGCGCCCGGACGCCGCCACCGACGAGCCCCCGCGCCGCGACCCGTCCTGA
- a CDS encoding 1,4-dihydroxy-2-naphthoate polyprenyltransferase — protein sequence MATPSDWVAGARPRTLPAAVAPVLVGTGAAAQLGDARIGRALLAAGVALALQVGVNYANDYSDGVRGTDVDRVGPARLTASGTARPAQVRAAAFAAFGVAGVLGVWLVALTGEWWMLAVGALAVVAAWTYTGGRRPYGYLGLGEVGVFVFFGLVAVLGTTYTQAGRLSWPAWVGAVAIGLLACALLMVNNLRDVPTDALVGKRTLAVRLGEHRARRVYAVLVVLPVLLAVVCAFASPWCLVVLVLLPPAAVLAAVVLLGARGRALVPVLGGTGALELGLGVLLGLGLAV from the coding sequence ATGGCCACGCCGTCCGACTGGGTCGCCGGTGCGCGTCCCCGCACGCTGCCCGCCGCGGTCGCACCCGTCCTCGTCGGCACGGGTGCCGCCGCCCAGCTCGGCGACGCACGGATCGGCCGCGCGCTGCTGGCCGCGGGCGTGGCCCTCGCGCTGCAGGTCGGGGTGAACTACGCCAACGACTACTCCGACGGCGTGCGCGGCACCGACGTCGACCGGGTCGGCCCGGCGCGCCTGACGGCGTCCGGCACCGCCCGGCCCGCCCAGGTGCGGGCGGCGGCGTTCGCCGCGTTCGGCGTCGCCGGCGTGCTGGGCGTGTGGCTGGTCGCGCTCACGGGCGAGTGGTGGATGCTCGCGGTCGGCGCCCTCGCGGTCGTCGCCGCGTGGACGTACACCGGCGGGCGCCGGCCCTACGGGTACCTCGGCCTCGGCGAGGTGGGCGTCTTCGTCTTCTTCGGGCTCGTCGCCGTGCTCGGCACGACGTACACGCAGGCCGGGCGCCTGTCGTGGCCCGCGTGGGTCGGTGCGGTCGCGATCGGCCTGCTGGCGTGCGCGCTGCTCATGGTGAACAACCTCCGCGACGTGCCGACCGACGCGCTCGTCGGCAAGCGGACCCTCGCCGTGCGGCTCGGGGAGCACCGGGCGCGGCGCGTCTACGCGGTGCTCGTCGTGCTGCCCGTGCTGCTCGCGGTCGTGTGCGCGTTCGCCTCGCCGTGGTGCCTGGTCGTGCTCGTGCTGCTGCCGCCGGCGGCCGTGCTGGCGGCCGTCGTGCTGCTCGGCGCGCGGGGCCGGGCGCTCGTGCCCGTGCTCGGGGGCACGGGCGCGCTCGAGCTGGGGCTCGGCGTCTTGCTCGGGCTCGGTCTGGCGGTCTGA
- the menE gene encoding o-succinylbenzoate--CoA ligase → MDRPLRDVPAHAGSLQASLPAALAGDGPAVRALDPQVGAGRGGASRVPADVAVVVRTSGSSGQPRDVMLTADALRASAAATADRLGGHGAWLLALPVHHVAGLQVVVRSLLAGREPTTLDDGPFRPALFTAAVAHLRAAEGPHYTSLVPTQLVRVLEDEDATAAARALDAVLVGGAASSPTLLARARAAGVRVVTTYGMTETCGGCVYDGRPLDGVEIAVDAAERVSLTGPVLAAGYLGRPDLDATTFVEVGGRRWLRTADRGRFDRGLLQVLGRLDDVLVTGGVKVDPLAVETVVAAHPLVREVCVVGVPDQHWGQSVVAVVVTEGGAQPSLTELRSSVAAVLGPASAPRQVLVVDALPLRGPGKPDRRAVARTATALMARRSPGPGG, encoded by the coding sequence GTGGACCGACCGCTGCGCGACGTCCCCGCGCACGCGGGGTCCCTCCAGGCATCGCTGCCCGCGGCGCTCGCCGGCGACGGGCCGGCCGTCCGCGCGCTCGACCCGCAGGTCGGGGCCGGCAGGGGCGGCGCGTCACGCGTCCCCGCGGACGTGGCCGTCGTCGTGCGCACCTCGGGCTCGTCCGGGCAGCCGCGCGACGTCATGCTCACCGCGGACGCCCTGCGCGCGTCCGCCGCCGCGACGGCGGACCGCCTCGGCGGGCACGGCGCGTGGCTGCTCGCGCTGCCGGTCCACCACGTCGCCGGCCTCCAGGTCGTCGTCCGGTCGCTGCTCGCGGGCCGGGAGCCGACCACGCTCGACGACGGGCCGTTCCGGCCCGCCCTGTTCACCGCCGCGGTCGCGCACCTGCGCGCGGCCGAGGGCCCGCACTACACCTCGCTCGTGCCGACGCAGCTCGTCCGCGTGCTCGAGGACGAGGACGCGACCGCCGCGGCGCGCGCGCTCGACGCCGTGCTCGTCGGCGGTGCGGCGTCGTCCCCGACGCTGCTGGCCCGGGCCCGTGCGGCGGGGGTCCGCGTCGTCACGACCTACGGCATGACCGAGACGTGCGGCGGCTGCGTGTACGACGGCCGGCCGCTCGACGGCGTCGAGATCGCCGTCGACGCCGCCGAGCGCGTGTCCCTGACCGGCCCCGTCCTCGCGGCGGGCTACCTCGGGCGCCCGGACCTCGACGCGACGACGTTCGTCGAGGTCGGGGGGCGTCGCTGGCTGCGCACCGCCGACCGCGGCCGGTTCGACCGCGGGCTGCTGCAGGTGCTCGGGCGGCTCGACGACGTGCTGGTCACGGGCGGCGTCAAGGTCGACCCCCTCGCCGTCGAGACTGTCGTCGCCGCCCACCCGCTCGTGCGCGAGGTCTGCGTGGTGGGGGTCCCCGACCAGCACTGGGGGCAGTCGGTCGTCGCGGTCGTCGTCACCGAGGGCGGTGCCCAGCCGTCGCTGACGGAGCTGCGCTCGTCCGTCGCGGCCGTGCTCGGGCCGGCGAGCGCGCCCCGGCAGGTGCTCGTCGTGGACGCACTCCCCCTGCGCGGTCCGGGCAAGCCGGACCGCCGGGCCGTCGCCCGGACGGCGACGGCCCTCATGGCGCGGCGCTCCCCCGGCCCCGGCGGCTGA
- a CDS encoding DUF3048 domain-containing protein: MGRTTATAPVRRGTRARGRAARPRAAALLTVALSLTVAACGTQTAAPAPPTETLAPSIAPAKAPAPAPEVPPTWPLTGVAGEPDPRPALAVKIENTAVARPQSGLEQADVVWETVVEFEVSRLIAVYHSQVPDEVGPIRSVRPMDPTVLAPTHGLLVYSGGQPGILDLVARSGLQEVSHDAGAPGLYRIGGRSAPHNVYGSPATWWGIAEAGRTAPAEQFAFARRPEQAAAVVAGTPASRLAFRLSGQSNPSWTWDEGRGAWLRYEGSSPATAATGAQLSAVNVVAVTAPHPNTQFGAQGGAPVPTYELVGEGDAVVATAGRTVAVRWRKDAEDQPLRLFHADGSEARLAPGNTWVELVPGGSGSLTVS, encoded by the coding sequence ATGGGACGCACGACGGCGACGGCACCGGTCCGACGGGGCACGCGGGCACGGGGTCGTGCTGCCCGGCCGCGCGCGGCGGCGCTGCTGACGGTCGCGCTGTCCCTCACCGTCGCGGCGTGCGGCACGCAGACCGCCGCCCCCGCGCCGCCGACCGAGACGCTGGCGCCCTCGATCGCCCCGGCGAAGGCGCCCGCGCCGGCTCCCGAGGTGCCGCCCACGTGGCCTCTGACGGGCGTCGCGGGCGAGCCCGACCCCCGCCCGGCGCTGGCCGTGAAGATCGAGAACACGGCGGTCGCGCGCCCGCAGTCGGGCCTCGAGCAGGCGGACGTCGTGTGGGAGACCGTCGTCGAGTTCGAGGTGTCGCGGCTGATCGCGGTCTACCACTCGCAGGTGCCCGACGAGGTCGGCCCGATCCGCTCGGTGCGGCCGATGGACCCGACCGTCCTGGCACCGACGCACGGCCTGCTCGTGTACTCCGGCGGCCAGCCCGGCATCCTCGACCTCGTCGCGCGCTCGGGCCTGCAGGAGGTGTCGCACGACGCGGGCGCCCCCGGCCTGTACCGCATCGGCGGACGCTCGGCGCCGCACAACGTCTACGGCAGCCCGGCCACGTGGTGGGGCATCGCCGAGGCGGGGCGCACGGCGCCGGCCGAGCAGTTCGCGTTCGCGCGCCGGCCCGAGCAGGCGGCGGCCGTCGTCGCGGGCACCCCGGCGTCCCGGCTCGCGTTCCGCCTGTCCGGGCAGTCGAACCCGTCCTGGACGTGGGACGAGGGCCGCGGCGCGTGGCTGCGGTACGAGGGCTCGTCGCCCGCGACGGCCGCGACGGGCGCGCAGCTGTCGGCCGTGAACGTCGTGGCGGTCACGGCCCCGCACCCGAACACGCAGTTCGGCGCGCAGGGCGGGGCCCCCGTGCCGACGTACGAGCTCGTCGGGGAGGGCGACGCCGTCGTGGCGACCGCCGGGCGCACGGTCGCGGTGCGCTGGCGCAAGGACGCCGAGGACCAGCCCCTACGTCTCTTCCACGCCGACGGCTCCGAGGCCCGCCTCGCACCGGGGAACACCTGGGTCGAGCTCGTGCCCGGCGGTTCCGGGTCGCTCACCGTCTCCTGA
- a CDS encoding 1,4-dihydroxy-2-naphthoyl-CoA synthase, with protein sequence MTAPAGPAPLPARVSDTFDPARWRTVEGFEHLTDITYHRGHARPTPAEAAAGATARDLPVVRVAFDRPEVRNAFRPHTVDELYAVLDHARTTSDVGTVLLTGNGPSPKDGVWSFCSGGDQRIRGRDGYRYAEGETAEAIDPARAGRLHILEVQRLIRTMPKVVVALVGGWAAGGGHSLHVVADLTIASREHARFMQTDANVGSFDGGYGSALLARQVGQKRAREIFFLAREYSAEQAYAWGAVNDVVDHAAIEDAGLEYARIVATKSPQAVRMLKFAFNLADDGLAGQQVFAGEATRLAYMTDEAVEGRDAFLQRREPDWSGFPYAY encoded by the coding sequence GTGACAGCACCTGCCGGACCGGCCCCCCTGCCGGCACGCGTCTCCGACACCTTCGACCCCGCCCGCTGGCGCACCGTCGAGGGGTTCGAGCACCTCACCGACATCACCTACCACCGCGGCCACGCGCGCCCGACGCCGGCCGAGGCGGCCGCCGGCGCGACGGCCCGTGACCTGCCGGTGGTGCGCGTCGCGTTCGACCGGCCGGAGGTGCGCAACGCGTTCCGCCCGCACACGGTCGACGAGCTGTACGCGGTCCTCGACCACGCCCGCACCACCTCCGACGTCGGCACGGTGCTGCTCACCGGCAACGGGCCGAGCCCCAAGGACGGCGTCTGGTCGTTCTGCTCCGGCGGCGACCAGCGCATCCGCGGGCGGGACGGCTACCGGTACGCCGAGGGCGAGACCGCCGAGGCCATCGACCCGGCGCGCGCCGGACGGCTGCACATCCTCGAGGTGCAGCGGCTGATCCGCACGATGCCGAAGGTCGTCGTCGCCCTCGTCGGCGGCTGGGCCGCCGGCGGCGGGCACTCCCTGCACGTCGTCGCCGACCTGACGATCGCGAGCCGCGAGCACGCCCGGTTCATGCAGACCGACGCGAACGTCGGGTCGTTCGACGGCGGGTACGGCTCCGCGCTGCTCGCGCGCCAGGTCGGGCAGAAGCGGGCCCGGGAGATCTTCTTCCTCGCGCGGGAGTACTCCGCCGAGCAGGCGTACGCGTGGGGCGCCGTCAACGACGTGGTCGACCACGCGGCGATCGAGGACGCCGGCCTGGAGTACGCGCGGATCGTCGCGACGAAGTCGCCGCAGGCCGTCCGCATGCTCAAGTTCGCGTTCAACCTGGCCGACGACGGCCTCGCGGGCCAGCAGGTGTTCGCGGGCGAGGCGACGCGGCTGGCGTACATGACGGACGAGGCGGTCGAGGGCCGCGACGCGTTCCTGCAGCGGCGCGAGCCCGACTGGTCGGGCTTCCCGTACGCCTACTGA
- a CDS encoding o-succinylbenzoate synthase, giving the protein MLPGADDVRVWSVPLRTRFRGLVRRDGVLLRGDSGWAEFSPFWDYDDAAAVRWWRAAREAADEGWPDPLRTHVPVNVTVPAVGAEQAHRIVTGSRGCRTAKVKVAEPGQDPREDEARLEAVRDALGPDGAIRVDANTAWDVDTAVRRLAALDRAAGGLEYAEQPVPGVEDLAALRRRTHVPLAADEAVRRSDDPLAVARRHAADVVVLKVQPLGGVRACLRLAEQLDLPVVVSSALESSVGLAAGLALAAALPELPYACGLATAQLLAADLVDDPLLPVDGVIAVRRPEPAEHLVAAAAADPGLAARWEGRVTAVRARARGRAQA; this is encoded by the coding sequence GTGCTCCCCGGTGCCGACGACGTCCGCGTGTGGTCCGTCCCCCTGCGGACCCGATTCCGCGGGCTGGTCCGCCGCGACGGCGTGCTGCTGCGCGGTGACTCGGGGTGGGCGGAGTTCAGCCCGTTCTGGGACTACGACGACGCGGCGGCCGTGCGGTGGTGGCGCGCGGCGCGCGAGGCGGCCGACGAGGGCTGGCCCGACCCGCTGCGCACGCACGTGCCGGTGAACGTCACGGTGCCCGCGGTCGGGGCGGAGCAGGCGCACCGCATCGTCACGGGCTCGCGCGGGTGCCGCACCGCCAAGGTCAAGGTCGCCGAGCCCGGGCAGGACCCGCGCGAGGACGAGGCGCGGCTGGAGGCCGTGCGCGACGCGCTCGGCCCGGACGGCGCGATCCGCGTGGACGCCAACACGGCGTGGGACGTCGACACGGCGGTGCGCCGCCTCGCGGCGCTGGACCGCGCCGCCGGCGGGCTCGAGTACGCCGAGCAGCCGGTCCCGGGCGTCGAGGACCTCGCCGCGCTGCGCCGGCGCACGCACGTGCCGCTCGCGGCGGACGAGGCCGTGCGCCGTTCCGACGACCCGCTGGCGGTCGCGCGCCGGCACGCCGCCGACGTCGTCGTGCTCAAGGTGCAGCCGCTCGGCGGCGTGCGCGCGTGCCTGCGCCTCGCCGAGCAGCTCGACCTGCCGGTGGTCGTGTCGTCGGCGCTGGAGTCGTCGGTCGGCCTCGCGGCGGGCCTGGCCCTGGCCGCCGCGTTGCCCGAGCTGCCGTACGCGTGCGGGCTGGCGACCGCGCAGCTGCTCGCCGCCGACCTCGTCGACGACCCGCTGCTGCCGGTCGACGGTGTGATCGCGGTCCGCCGCCCGGAGCCGGCGGAGCACCTGGTCGCCGCCGCGGCGGCGGACCCCGGGCTCGCGGCCCGCTGGGAGGGGCGCGTGACCGCCGTGCGCGCGCGGGCCCGAGGGCGGGCTCAGGCATGA
- the menD gene encoding 2-succinyl-5-enolpyruvyl-6-hydroxy-3-cyclohexene-1-carboxylic-acid synthase has protein sequence MTAVTPGPDDAPRTTPHPGPPSAAAARVLVQALAALGVRDVVLAPGSRSAPLAYAFADAARPDGDRPAGAPALRLHVRVDERDAGFLALGLAKASGQPARAGDPTPAAPRPVAVVTTSGTAVANLHPAVLEAHHAGLPLVLLTADRPHELRGTGANQTTEQARLFGEAVRLAVDVPAPTGRPGEDRDLRRVVSRALAAATGARSGDPGPVHLDLAYRDPLVPDDAPWPVPGEAGLSHVATRSVPAEPADLVTGVLPVVAADDTPAEATGRPARRARGPVPTVVVAGDGAGPAARRLAEANGWPLLAEPSSGARQGPTAIGAYRLLLGEERLGGRVGRVVVLGRPTLSRPVQRLLARADVELVVVAPRGTDWPDAGRNAAQVLLELPARMRQGRAGAPAGWLDAWRAADAAARDAVDALLDVPEDAPRSRSGQRVTGPALARAVARASTPTDALVVGASNPVRDLDLVARWDVAPLVLANRGLAGIDGTVSTATGVALALPDRRVRAYLGDLTFLHDVGGLLRGPLEHPVDLQLVVANDDGGSVFTTLEHGEPRRADVFERVFGTPHGVDLAALCAAYGVRHTRVVDAEGLLPALAAPGTGVSVVEVRVDRAQRRALGERLAADVAAAASAALDALG, from the coding sequence ATGACCGCCGTGACGCCCGGCCCTGACGACGCCCCCCGCACCACCCCGCACCCCGGTCCGCCGTCCGCGGCGGCCGCGCGCGTGCTCGTGCAGGCGCTCGCGGCCCTGGGCGTGCGGGACGTCGTGCTCGCACCGGGGTCGCGCAGCGCACCGCTGGCGTACGCGTTCGCCGACGCGGCGCGGCCCGACGGGGACCGCCCCGCGGGCGCCCCGGCGCTGCGCCTGCACGTGCGCGTCGACGAGCGTGACGCCGGGTTCCTCGCGCTCGGCCTCGCGAAGGCGTCGGGGCAGCCCGCGCGTGCCGGTGACCCGACGCCCGCCGCGCCCCGGCCGGTCGCCGTCGTGACCACGTCCGGGACGGCGGTCGCCAACCTGCACCCCGCTGTGCTCGAGGCCCACCACGCGGGCCTGCCGCTCGTGCTCCTGACGGCGGACCGCCCGCACGAGCTGCGCGGCACGGGCGCGAACCAGACGACCGAGCAGGCGCGCCTGTTCGGCGAGGCCGTGCGCCTCGCGGTCGACGTGCCGGCACCGACCGGCCGCCCCGGCGAGGACCGGGACCTGCGGCGCGTGGTCTCCCGCGCGCTCGCGGCCGCCACCGGCGCGCGCTCGGGCGACCCGGGACCGGTGCACCTGGACCTCGCGTACCGCGACCCCCTCGTGCCGGACGACGCGCCCTGGCCGGTGCCGGGCGAGGCCGGGCTCTCGCACGTCGCCACCCGGTCCGTGCCGGCGGAGCCCGCCGACCTCGTCACGGGGGTGCTGCCGGTCGTCGCCGCCGACGACACCCCGGCGGAGGCGACGGGGCGCCCCGCCCGCCGTGCGCGCGGCCCGGTGCCCACCGTCGTCGTGGCGGGCGACGGGGCCGGCCCGGCCGCTCGCCGCCTCGCCGAGGCGAACGGCTGGCCGCTGCTCGCGGAGCCGTCCTCGGGTGCCCGGCAGGGTCCGACGGCGATCGGCGCGTACCGGCTGCTCCTCGGGGAGGAGCGCCTCGGCGGCCGCGTGGGACGCGTGGTGGTGCTCGGCCGCCCGACGCTGTCGCGCCCCGTGCAGCGCCTCCTGGCGCGGGCGGACGTCGAGCTCGTCGTCGTCGCGCCGCGCGGCACGGACTGGCCCGACGCGGGCCGCAACGCCGCCCAGGTGCTGCTCGAGCTGCCCGCGCGCATGCGTCAGGGCCGCGCGGGTGCGCCCGCCGGGTGGCTCGACGCGTGGCGCGCCGCCGACGCCGCCGCGCGCGACGCCGTGGACGCCCTGCTCGACGTCCCCGAGGACGCCCCCCGGTCCCGCAGCGGCCAGCGCGTCACCGGACCGGCGCTGGCCCGGGCGGTCGCCCGCGCCAGCACGCCGACCGACGCGCTGGTCGTGGGCGCGTCGAACCCCGTGCGCGACCTCGACCTGGTCGCGCGCTGGGACGTCGCCCCGCTCGTGCTGGCCAACCGCGGGCTCGCCGGCATCGACGGCACCGTCTCGACCGCGACCGGCGTCGCGCTGGCGCTGCCGGACCGTCGCGTGCGCGCCTACCTGGGCGACCTGACCTTCCTGCACGACGTCGGCGGGCTGCTGCGCGGTCCGCTCGAGCACCCCGTCGACCTGCAGCTCGTCGTCGCGAACGACGACGGCGGGTCGGTGTTCACCACGCTCGAGCACGGTGAGCCGCGGCGGGCGGACGTGTTCGAGCGCGTCTTCGGCACGCCGCACGGGGTCGACCTCGCGGCGCTGTGCGCGGCGTACGGCGTGCGGCACACGCGGGTCGTCGACGCCGAGGGTCTCCTCCCGGCGCTCGCGGCGCCGGGCACGGGCGTGAGCGTGGTCGAGGTGCGGGTCGACCGCGCGCAGCGTCGCGCGCTGGGTGAGCGGCTCGCGGCCGACGTGGCGGCGGCCGCGTCCGCCGCTCTCGACGCTCTCGGCTGA
- a CDS encoding S1C family serine protease: MTTTPEQPRPGGAHPQDHPTQPLPATGATPPPAQQADPAQRLSPAQEWARWDAAQRAHGASGHEPGASFGPGATGGGSGRGPADPWAPSADAAPSAPSEGKRPRPWVWATAAAVTGVLVGGGVVAAFTADDGPLAADGQQSASLADIGRSETEQVPVAGSSAEDPDWQAVAAAVRASVVAIEVQTQQGGSQGSGVIIDDDAHVVTNNHVVSAAAEGGEVTVTLTDGRIFEAEVVGTDVATDLAVLRIVDAPDDLQPAALGDSDDVTVGEPVMAVGNPLGLANTVTTGIVSALDRPVSTQEDARSEAAVTNAIQVDAAINPGNSGGPLFDAQGRVIGITSSIATLSQQSGSIGLGFAIPVNLMKNVAAQLIEDGQAEHAFLGVTMTDGTAAADGVTRRGAVVESVQEGSPAAEAGLQPQDVIVAIGDDPVGGAESLTAFVRSLSSGDEITLTVVRGDETTELDVTLSTRPDQLTTDPDQQDGRPDQGGQGDQGGQGQGPGDLPGGLTPEELWEWFQQQGQG, encoded by the coding sequence ATGACCACGACGCCCGAGCAGCCGCGACCCGGCGGCGCCCACCCGCAGGACCACCCCACGCAGCCGCTCCCCGCGACCGGCGCGACGCCGCCGCCGGCGCAGCAGGCGGATCCCGCGCAGCGCCTCTCGCCCGCCCAGGAGTGGGCGCGCTGGGACGCCGCGCAGCGCGCCCACGGTGCGTCCGGTCACGAGCCCGGCGCGTCGTTCGGCCCCGGTGCGACCGGTGGCGGCTCCGGCCGCGGCCCCGCCGACCCGTGGGCCCCGTCCGCGGACGCCGCTCCGTCCGCGCCGTCCGAGGGCAAGCGGCCCCGGCCGTGGGTCTGGGCGACGGCCGCGGCCGTGACGGGCGTCCTCGTCGGCGGCGGTGTCGTCGCGGCGTTCACGGCCGACGACGGTCCGCTCGCGGCGGACGGGCAGCAGAGCGCCTCGCTCGCGGACATCGGCCGCTCGGAGACCGAGCAGGTGCCCGTGGCGGGCTCGTCGGCCGAGGACCCCGACTGGCAGGCGGTCGCCGCGGCCGTGCGTGCGTCGGTCGTCGCGATCGAGGTGCAGACCCAGCAGGGCGGGTCGCAGGGCTCGGGCGTGATCATCGACGACGACGCGCACGTCGTGACGAACAACCACGTCGTCTCCGCCGCCGCCGAGGGCGGCGAGGTGACCGTGACCCTCACCGACGGCCGGATCTTCGAGGCCGAGGTCGTCGGCACGGACGTCGCGACGGACCTCGCCGTGCTGCGCATCGTCGACGCGCCGGACGACCTGCAGCCCGCCGCCCTGGGCGACTCGGACGACGTCACGGTCGGCGAGCCCGTGATGGCCGTCGGCAACCCGCTCGGCCTGGCGAACACTGTCACGACCGGCATCGTCTCGGCGCTCGACCGCCCCGTCTCGACGCAGGAGGACGCGCGCAGTGAGGCGGCGGTGACGAACGCGATCCAGGTCGACGCCGCGATCAACCCCGGCAACTCCGGGGGCCCGCTGTTCGACGCGCAGGGCCGCGTCATCGGCATCACGTCGTCGATCGCGACGCTCTCGCAGCAGTCCGGCTCGATCGGCCTCGGCTTCGCCATCCCCGTGAACCTGATGAAGAACGTCGCGGCGCAGCTCATCGAAGACGGTCAGGCGGAGCACGCCTTCCTCGGCGTGACGATGACCGACGGCACGGCGGCGGCGGACGGCGTGACGCGCCGCGGCGCCGTCGTCGAGAGCGTGCAGGAGGGCTCGCCGGCCGCCGAGGCGGGCCTGCAGCCGCAGGACGTCATCGTCGCGATCGGGGACGACCCGGTGGGCGGCGCGGAGTCCCTCACGGCCTTCGTGCGCTCGCTGTCGTCGGGTGACGAGATCACCCTCACGGTCGTGCGGGGCGACGAGACCACCGAGCTCGACGTGACCCTCTCGACCCGGCCGGACCAGCTGACCACCGACCCGGACCAGCAGGACGGGCGCCCGGACCAGGGCGGCCAGGGTGACCAGGGCGGCCAGGGCCAGGGCCCGGGCGACCTGCCCGGCGGCCTCACCCCGGAGGAGCTGTGGGAGTGGTTCCAGCAGCAGGGTCAGGGCTGA